In Carcharodon carcharias isolate sCarCar2 chromosome 31, sCarCar2.pri, whole genome shotgun sequence, a genomic segment contains:
- the LOC121271631 gene encoding CD276 antigen-like isoform X3 — MDPERRRALRGTRLVPGLFECGLLLCWGAVPLTTLAVSGIVGESALLSCVDSAVGKQANDEIRVYWQRVGQFVHAFYSGKEHANHNYSNRAKLFTKEFQQGNFSLLLSDLQVSDDAEYTCIIQMKQPTEYNVVLTIPVTLQVAAHYTEPVLTAEPEQRDLDHGELVRVICSSWGGYPEPVVHWTIMNIFNESRTVKNHISCSGKELCNITSTLWIQAKSNFVTLRCSIYNAKLQENKTATLSWNFSNECYREAIVPVSDVHHRWIIPVVLVILIIVCSLAAYILLKFRSLLSEKRCHIQAKVVLKFNC, encoded by the exons GGGAACCAGACTGGTGCCTGGGCTGTTTGAATGTGGATTACTTTTGTGTTGGGGAGCAG TTCCCTTGACTACCCTTGCAGTCTCAGGAATCGTTGGAGAAAGTGCCCTCCTGTCTTGTGTAGATAGCGCTGTGGGAAAACAGGCTAATGATGAGATCCGTGTGTACTGGCAGAGGGTTGGCCAGTTCGTCCATGCCTTCTACTCAGGGAAAGAACATGCTAACCACAATTACAGCAACAGAGCCAAACTTTTTACAAAGGAATTCCAACAGGGCAACTTTTCCCTCCTCCTGTCTGACCTCCAAGTGAGTGACGATGCTGAATACACTTGTATAATTCAGatgaaacagccgacagagtacAACGTGGTTCTAACTATTCCAGTCACATTGCAGGTAGCAG CCCATTATACAGAGCCAGTGTTGACTGCAGAAcctgagcagagagacctggatcATGGAGAGCTTGTGAGGGTGATTTGCTCCTCATGGGGTGGTTATCCAGAACCAGTTGTACACTGGACTATTATGAACATCTTTAATGAAAGCAGGACAGTCAAGAATCACATTAGTTGTTCTGGAAAGGAATTGTGCAACATCACCTCCACCCTCTGGATCCAAGCGAAATCAAACTTCGTTACCCTTCGTTGCTCTATATACAACGCCAAGCTCCAGGAGAATAAAACTGCAACCTTATCTTGGA ATTTCTCTAATGAATGCTATAGGGAGGCCATCGTCCCTGTTAGTGATGTACATCACAGATGGATTATACCAGTCGTCTTAGTTATACTAATCATTGTATGTTCACTGGCGGCTTACATTTTACTGAAGTTCAGATCTTTACTGAGTG